In Lapillicoccus jejuensis, the DNA window CTCGCCGGCCACGGCGTCACGCACGCCGGTCTGCTCGCCCTGCACGCGCTCCAGGACGGCCCGCTGACCCAGCGCCAGGTCGCCGCGGCCAGCCGGGTGCAGGAGCAGACGATGAGCCGCGTTCTCGACCGGCTCGAGCGCTCCGGTCACGTGACCCGCCGCCGCGACGAGCAGGACCGACGACGGCTCGTCGTCGAGGCGACCCCCGACGGTCTCGACGTCCTCGGCGCGGTGACCCGGGCCGGCGTCAGCGACGAGCTCGTCACCGCGCACCTCGCCGACTCCCCCTCGTTCCGCGCCGAGCTGGTCCGGCTCGTCGAGGCGCTGCGCGCGTGACGCCGTACGGCGACGGACTGGTCCTTTCTCGACCCGGCGGCGGCGTGGGACGTGGCCGACTGGCTCGCCCTCCCCGGCCAGGCGGCGCTCGAGGTGACGGCCGGCCCGGTGTGGCGGGACGACACCGGCGAGCCGACCGGCGTCCGGGCGCGGCTGGCGTCGTACCCCCGCGACCTGGCCGCCGTCCTCGTCGCCGTCGACTGGCAGCGGCTCGCCCAGGAGCTGCCGCTCGTCGGGCGCACGGGGGAGCAGGGCGACGAGCTTGGCTCCCGGGTGGTGACCGCGCGGCTGGTCGACGCGGCGCTGCACCTCGGGTTCCTCCTCGAGGGGCGCTGGGCGCCGTACCCCACGTGGCGCGGCACCGTCTTCGCCGGCCTGCCGCGGTGCGGTGCGCTCGTGCCCGCCCTCACGGCGGCGCTCGCCGCCCCCACCTGGCGCGAGCGTCAGGAGCACCTCGCGCGGGCGCTGCGCGGCCTGTACGACGTCCAGCGCGCCGCCGGCCTCGTCGTGGTCGGCCCGGACCCGCTGGAGCCGTTCTTCGACCGGCGCTTCCTCGGGGTGCGGACGGGGGTGACGCAGGTGCTGCTCGACGGGGTCGATGACGTGGACGCGCGCGCCGCCTTCCCGCTCGGCGCGGTCGAGCAGTGGTGCGGCTCGGTCGACCTGCTCACCGCGCCGGACCGGCGCGCGGCGGTGGTCAGGCCGGCCGGTCCAGCGCCGCCCGCAGCCGGCGCCCGGTCCGCGCGACGACCCCGGTGAGGACCGTGTCGTCGTCGAGGGCGCGGGCCAGCGTCAGCGCCCCCTGGACGGCGGCGACCGCGTCGAGCGCCGCCTCGGCAGCCTCCGGCTCGCCGACCCCGCCCCTGGAGAGGGCCAGCGCGAGGGCGTCGACCCAGTCGGCGAAGTAGCGGCGGACCTCACGGGCGGAGGTCTCCTGCTCCGCTCCGAGGGTCATCACCGCGAAGAGGCAGACGCGCTCGCGGGAGGCGAAGTAGTCCTCGACGACGCGCAAGCTCGCCGACACGGCGTCGGCCGGGTCCGCCCCGGTCCGCAGCGGCCCGAAGACCTGCTCGTCGAACCAGGCCCGCACCTCGTCGAGCACGGCCCGGGCCATGTCGCTCTTGCCGTCGGGGAAGAAGTGGTAGAGGCTCCCGCGCCCGATGCCGGTCTCCTCGCGGATGACCGACAGGGTGGCGCCCTCGAACCCCCGCCGGCGGAAGACGACCGCCAGCTCCCGCACCGCGTCCGACCGGTCGAGGACGGTCCGGGCCACCTACAGCCCCAGCTCGGTGAGGCCGGGGTGGTCGGCGGGGCGCGGGCCCGGCGCGTCCCAGTGGAACAGCCGGTCCGAGTCCTCGATGGCGACGTCGTTGATGCTCGCGTGCCGGTGGGTCATCAGGCCCTCGCCGTCGAAGCGCCAGTTCTCGTTGCCGTGGGCGCGGAACCACCGACCGTCGGCGTCGTGGAACTCGTAGGCGAAGCGGACCGCGATGACGTCCCCGGTGGACGCCCACAGCTCCTTGACCAGCCGGTAGTCCAGCTCCCGCTCCCACTTGCCGGTGAGGAAGCGGACGATCTCGGTCCGTCCCGAGACGAACGTCGACCGGTTGCGCCACCAGCTGACCTCGCTGTACGCGAGCGAGATGCGCTCGGGGTCGCGGGAGTTCCAGGCGTCCTCGGCGGCGCGCACCTTCTGCGCGGCCGAGACGGCGTCGAACGGGGGCAGGGGCGGGCGGGCCATGTGCTCTCCTCGGGATCGTTTGTACCGATCAGTACAGTGTGAGTCGAACGGTACACCCGATCGGTGGTGGGGCGCGCCCGGGGGCGTACGGGGCGCCGTACGGCCGCACTAGGCTGGTCGGCACCATGAGCGACGCCGTGACCAGCCCCACCCGCACCCCCGACGCCCCGCGACTGCGGGTCGCGCCGTCGCCCACCGGCGACCCGCACGTGGGCACCGCCTACATGGCGATGTTCGACCTCGCCTTCGCGCGGCAGCAGGGCGGCTCGTTCGTCCTGCGCGTCGAGGACACCGACCGGGCGCGGTTCCAGGCCGACAGCGAGCAGCAGCTCTACGACACGCTGCACTGGCTCGGGCTGACCTGGGACGAGGGCCCGGACGTGGGCGGCCCGTACGCGCCGTACCGGCAGAGCGAGCGGCTCGACCACTACCGCCCGTACGCCGACCGCCTCCTCGCCGAGGGCAAGGCGTACCTGTGCTGGTGCTCCGGCGAGCGGCTCGCGCACATGCGCGAGGTGCAGCAGAAGGCCAAGGAGCCGACCGGCTACGACCGGCTCTGCTACGGGAAGACGCGCGAGGAGCGCGCGCAGCTGCCCGGCTTCACCGAGACGCCGGTCGTGCGGATGCTCGTCCCCGACGACGTGGAGCTCGTCTTCGACGACCTCATCATGGGCCGGACCAAGGCGCCGCGGCCCGACGACCAGGTGCTGCTCAAGGCCGACGGCTTCCCGACCTACCACCTCGCCGTCGTCGTCGACGACCACGAGATGGGCATCACCCACGTCGTGCGCGGCCAGGAGTGGATCTCCAGCACGCCCAAGCACCTGCTGCTCTACCGGTGGTTCGGGCTCGAGCCGCCGAAGTTCGCCCACTTCCCGCTGCTGCGCGACGAGAAGAAGGCCAAGATCTCCAAGCGCAAGAGCCCGTGGGCGCGGCTGACGTGGTTCCGCGACGAGGGGTACCTGCCCGAGGCGCTGGTCAACTTCCTCGCCCTGCAGGGCTACCCGCCGGTCGTCGAGGCCGACGGGACCGAGCGCGAGGTCTTCACCTTCGCCGAGTTCGCGCAGCGCTTCGCCTGGAAGGACGTCAACCCGGCCGGGTCGGTCTTCAACCTCGACAAGCTCGACTGGCTCAACGGGGTCTACCTGCGCGAGCTGCCGACCGACGAGCTCGCCTCGCGGCTGCTGCCCTTCCTCCAGCGCGACGGCGTGCTGGGGGAGGCGCCGACGCTCGGCGAGCTCGGCCGGCTGCGGGCCCTCACCGAGCTCGTGCAGACCCGCATCGTCAAGCTCACCGACGCGTCGGCGCTCGTGCGCCCGTTCTACCTCGCCGACGACGCGCTCGAGATCGCCGACGACGCCCGGGCCCAGCTGAAGGACGACGCCGCGCAGGTGCTCGACGCCGCGGTCGAGGCGCTCGAGGCGGTCCCGGACGAGCGCGGCGGCCCGCTCGGGTCGGAGCCGACCTTCGCCGCCGCGCCGATCGAGGCCGCGCTGCGCGCGGCCATCGTCGAGGGCCTCGGCGTCAAGCCGAAGTTCGCCTTCGGGCCGCTGCGGACCGCCGTCTCCGGCCAGCGGGTCTCGCCGCCGCTCTTCGAGTCGATGGAGATCCTCGGCAAGGCCTCCACGCTGGCCCGGATGCGGGCCCTGCGCGCCACCCTCTGACCCACGGGGGAGCCGGCCCTGCGGACCGGCGGCGTCCCGGGAAACCCGGAGGCGCCGGGGAGGCCGGTGCGGCCACCATGGCGGGATGGACCTGCGCTTCGTCACGCTCGCCGAGCGCCCCGAGCTGCTCGACGTCCTCTGGGACATGGAGACGTCGTGGCCGGAGTTCATGAAGCACGACCCCATCGGCAACGGCTACTACGCCTCGCTCGAGCGGTTCGCCGAGTACGTCCTCGTCGGCCTCGACGGCGAGGGGCGCATGGTCGCCAAGGCGCACTCGGTGCCCTTCGTGCTCGGCGGGGGAGAGCTGCCCGACGCGGGGTGGGACGAGGTCGTGCGCAGCGGCCTGCTGACCCGCCTGCGCGACCGCACACCCGACGCGGTCAGCGCCGTCGAGATCGCGATCGACCCGGCCCGTCAGGGCACCGGCCTGTCGGTCGTCGTCCTCGCGGCCCTGCGCGACAACGCCGCGCGGCTCGGGTACGACGAGCTGGTCGCGCCGGTCCGGCCGAACAGCAAGTCCGACGTCGACGAGCCGATGACGTCGTACGTCGCCCGGACCCGGCCGGACGGGCTGCCCGTCGACCCGTGGCTGCGGGTGCACGTGCGCGCCGGGGGGCGGATCGAGAAGGTGGCGCACCGCTCGATGGTCGTCCCCGGGACGCTCGAGGAGTGGCGCGAGTGGACCGGCCTGCCCTTCGACCGGACCGGGGTGGTGCGGGTACCCGGGGCCCTGGCCCCGGTGCTGTGCGACGCCGAGCACGGCATCGCCGTCTACGTCGAGCCGAACGTCTGGGTGCGGCACCCGACGGGTCGGTGACCCGTCGGGTGCCGCCTCACGGAGCCGCCGACGGCGGGCCGTCGGTCAGCGCGTGATGTAGGCGACGAGGTCGACGAGGACCTCGGTGGCTCCGAAGGAGCCGTTCGTCACCGTGATGCGCCCGCTGTCGGAGACGCCGACCAGGGCCTGGTTGGCGACCGTCCTTCCGGCCTCGAAGTTCAGGGTCGAGGAGGGGGCGGCGGGCGTGCCCTGGGGCTGGGCGCGCAGGTAGCCGCTGGAGGTCGGCCGGGTCGCGGTGAGGTTGATCAGCACGGCGGACACCCCGTGCAGGTGGCCGCCGGCGGGGACGTTGCTCAGCACGTCGACGTCGAGCGACGCGCCGGGCACCAGCACCCCGCCGGTGGTGCGGGTGTCGAGGAGCCGCTGCGGCGTGACGGTGCGCAGGCCGCCGGTGGTGACGTCGGACCCGCCGCGCCACCAGCCCTCGACGTCGACGAGGAGGTGGACGGTCCCGGGGGAGGTGTTGGTCACCGCGACGGTGCCGTCGGCGGCCACGGCCGTGGGGGCGAGGGCTCCGACGACCTGGCCGGGGAGGTAGTTGACGCTGGACGTGGCCGGCCGCGTGCCGGTGCCGCTCCACGTCGTCAGGTAGCCCGAGGACGTACCGCCCACGGCGGTCACCTGCAGCGCGACGGTGGAGGCGGCGCCGATCCCGGCCCTGCCGACGACGGGCACGTGCACGGTCGCGCCGGGTGCGACGGGGACCCGGGCGCCGGCGGTGCGGGTGTCGAGCAGGCGGGTGGCCTCGAGCGGGACGAGGTCGCCGGCGCCCGGGGCCCCGTCACC includes these proteins:
- a CDS encoding MarR family winged helix-turn-helix transcriptional regulator; translated protein: MSDEGTVPGEDPAQWPLGRLLSTAARLVERDWDGWLAGHGVTHAGLLALHALQDGPLTQRQVAAASRVQEQTMSRVLDRLERSGHVTRRRDEQDRRRLVVEATPDGLDVLGAVTRAGVSDELVTAHLADSPSFRAELVRLVEALRA
- a CDS encoding DUF1348 family protein encodes the protein MARPPLPPFDAVSAAQKVRAAEDAWNSRDPERISLAYSEVSWWRNRSTFVSGRTEIVRFLTGKWERELDYRLVKELWASTGDVIAVRFAYEFHDADGRWFRAHGNENWRFDGEGLMTHRHASINDVAIEDSDRLFHWDAPGPRPADHPGLTELGL
- a CDS encoding N-acetyltransferase is translated as MDLRFVTLAERPELLDVLWDMETSWPEFMKHDPIGNGYYASLERFAEYVLVGLDGEGRMVAKAHSVPFVLGGGELPDAGWDEVVRSGLLTRLRDRTPDAVSAVEIAIDPARQGTGLSVVVLAALRDNAARLGYDELVAPVRPNSKSDVDEPMTSYVARTRPDGLPVDPWLRVHVRAGGRIEKVAHRSMVVPGTLEEWREWTGLPFDRTGVVRVPGALAPVLCDAEHGIAVYVEPNVWVRHPTGR
- a CDS encoding DUF4037 domain-containing protein; translated protein: MADWLALPGQAALEVTAGPVWRDDTGEPTGVRARLASYPRDLAAVLVAVDWQRLAQELPLVGRTGEQGDELGSRVVTARLVDAALHLGFLLEGRWAPYPTWRGTVFAGLPRCGALVPALTAALAAPTWRERQEHLARALRGLYDVQRAAGLVVVGPDPLEPFFDRRFLGVRTGVTQVLLDGVDDVDARAAFPLGAVEQWCGSVDLLTAPDRRAAVVRPAGPAPPAAGARSARRPR
- the gltX gene encoding glutamate--tRNA ligase, producing the protein MSDAVTSPTRTPDAPRLRVAPSPTGDPHVGTAYMAMFDLAFARQQGGSFVLRVEDTDRARFQADSEQQLYDTLHWLGLTWDEGPDVGGPYAPYRQSERLDHYRPYADRLLAEGKAYLCWCSGERLAHMREVQQKAKEPTGYDRLCYGKTREERAQLPGFTETPVVRMLVPDDVELVFDDLIMGRTKAPRPDDQVLLKADGFPTYHLAVVVDDHEMGITHVVRGQEWISSTPKHLLLYRWFGLEPPKFAHFPLLRDEKKAKISKRKSPWARLTWFRDEGYLPEALVNFLALQGYPPVVEADGTEREVFTFAEFAQRFAWKDVNPAGSVFNLDKLDWLNGVYLRELPTDELASRLLPFLQRDGVLGEAPTLGELGRLRALTELVQTRIVKLTDASALVRPFYLADDALEIADDARAQLKDDAAQVLDAAVEALEAVPDERGGPLGSEPTFAAAPIEAALRAAIVEGLGVKPKFAFGPLRTAVSGQRVSPPLFESMEILGKASTLARMRALRATL
- a CDS encoding TetR/AcrR family transcriptional regulator — translated: MARTVLDRSDAVRELAVVFRRRGFEGATLSVIREETGIGRGSLYHFFPDGKSDMARAVLDEVRAWFDEQVFGPLRTGADPADAVSASLRVVEDYFASRERVCLFAVMTLGAEQETSAREVRRYFADWVDALALALSRGGVGEPEAAEAALDAVAAVQGALTLARALDDDTVLTGVVARTGRRLRAALDRPA